In Mustela lutreola isolate mMusLut2 chromosome 1, mMusLut2.pri, whole genome shotgun sequence, one genomic interval encodes:
- the LOC131824279 gene encoding transmembrane protease serine 11B-like protein, translated as MPINGSRKVRKGYGAKIKEPSGQQSRLGGAERLEGEVNTTHPRKVDKPVTASRPSLPVWMIALIVFGVLAILGITIGLLVHFLAVENTTYYYQGRFTVLDIPYNSNYQRETSLENNYLSKILETKMVDAFQSSSIYRQYINSQVITLVPHDNSVTAHIWLVFKASRSMKENTRRRIESILRQMLRNHAGSLTTDPNSLRLMEISKVDAEKIINNRCGTRARMSATYDRIRGGSNAERGEWPWQATLKKNGQHHCGASLISERYLVTAAHCFQKTNNPKNYTVSFGTRVNPPYMQHYVQQIIVHEDYIQGEHHDDIAVIQLTTKVLFQNDVHRVCLPEATQVFPPGEGVVVTGWGALSYNGKYPEVLQKAPVKIIDTNTCNSREGYDGLVSDTMLCAGYLEGNIDACQGDSGGPLVHPNSRNIWYLVGIVSWGEECGEVNKPGVYMRVTAYRNWIASKTGI; from the exons aTGCCAATTAATGGGAGCAGAAAAGTAAGGAAAGGATATGGAGCAAAGATTAAAGAACCAAGTGGACAACAAAGTCGTCTTGGTGGAGCTGAACGCCTAGAAGGTGAAGTAAATACTACCCATCCCCGAAAGGTGGACAA ACCGGTCACAGCTTCCCGTCCATCTTTGCCAGTATGGATGATTGCCCTCATTGTGTTTGGAGTGTTGGCAATCCTGGGAATAACTATTGGTCTCCTGGTTCATTTTCTGGCAGTAG AAAATACAACCTACTACTACCAAGGTAGATTTACAGTTTTGGATATTCCATATAACAGTAATTATCAAAGAGAGACGTCACTGGAAAATAACTATCTTAGCAAAATTCTTGAGACTAAG ATGGTTGATGCATTTCAAAGTTCTAGTATTTACAGACAATATATCAATTCTCAAGTCATCACACTGGT TCCTCATGACAACAGTGTCACTGCACATATATGGCTAGTATTCAAGGCTTCCAGgtcaatgaaggaaaacacaagaaGAAGAATTGAAAGCATCTTACGTCAGATGCTGAGGAACCATGCAGGCTCTCTGACCACAGATCCTAATTCTCTCAGGCTCATGG AAATCAGTAAGGTTGATGCTGAAAAGATTATCAACAACC GCTGTGGGACACGAGCAAGGATGTCAGCTACATATGACAGAATCAGGGGAGGTTCCAACGCTGAGAGAGGAGAATGGCCATGGCAAGCAACTCTCAAAAAAAACGGCCAACACCACTGCGGGGCATCTTTGATCAGTGAAAGATATTTGGTGACTGCAGCTCACTGCTTTCAAAA gacAAACAATCCAAAAAACTATACTGTCAGCTTTGGCACCAGAGTAAATCCCCCCTATATGCAACATTACGTTCAACAAATTATTGTTCATGAAGACTACATCCAGGGTGAACATCATGATGATATTGCAGTTATACAGCTCACTACAAAAGTCTTGTTTCAGAATGATGTACATCGAGTTTGCCTTCCTGAAGCCACACAGGTTTTTCCACCAGGTGAAGGAGTTGTTGTTACAGGATGGGGAGCACTTTCATATAATG gtaaatacccagaggtACTTCAGAAGGCACCTGTGAAGATCATTGACACAAACACTTGTAATTCTAGGGAAGGATATGATGGTTTGGTATCCGACACAATGCTATGTGCTGGGTACTTGGAAGGAAATATAGATGCCTGCCAG ggTGACTCTGGAGGTCCACTAGTTCATCCCAATTCTCGAAATATCTGGTACCTCGTTGGAATCGTGAGCTGGGGAGAAGAATGTGGTGAAGTCAATAAGCCAGGGGTCTATATGCGAGTGACTGCCTACCGCAACTGGATTGCCTCCAAGACCGGTATCTAA